One window of the Strix uralensis isolate ZFMK-TIS-50842 chromosome 3, bStrUra1, whole genome shotgun sequence genome contains the following:
- the CATSPERE gene encoding LOW QUALITY PROTEIN: cation channel sperm-associated auxiliary subunit epsilon (The sequence of the model RefSeq protein was modified relative to this genomic sequence to represent the inferred CDS: deleted 2 bases in 2 codons; substituted 2 bases at 2 genomic stop codons) — MPGLSGKQLSTFAVWTSSEVYLGYNETFNKIGNTENLVKFLNFSNVDFLSVEAVSYDSVPSEIMLLLICSGCSSSRLFFLAGYNEDRHFXGLRDFYCPVPRSSVMRMIYINAALSSGLLQDDVAFTTLTKTTQLMDVFKYLDQNFLYXKCLMGPLFTRLFLVK; from the exons ATGCCTGGTTTG agtggAAAACAGTTAAGTACTTTC GCAGTATGGACATCTTCTGAGGTTTATCTTGGATATAAtgaaacatttaataaaataggaaatacagaaaacttaGTGAAGTTCTTAAATTTTTCAAATGTTGATTTTTTATCTGTAGAGGCTGTTAGCTATGACTCTGTCCCATCTGAAATTATGTTGTTGCTGAtctgcagtggctgcagctcctccaggcttttttttctggCAGGTTATAATGAAGACAGACACTTTTGAGGCTTAAGAGATTTTTATTGTCCTGTTCCTCGTAGCTCTGTTATGAGGATGATATACATAAATGCAGCGTTatcatctgggctgctgcaggatGATGTG GCATTTACTACACTTACAAAAACAACACAGCTAATGGATGTTTTCAAGTATCTGGATCAAAACTTTCTCTATTAGAAATGTCTTATGGGACCACTATTCACCAGATTATTCTTGGTTAAGTAG